In one Colletotrichum destructivum chromosome 2, complete sequence genomic region, the following are encoded:
- a CDS encoding Putative prenylcysteine lyase, prenylcysteine oxidase, FAD/NAD(P)-binding domain superfamily: protein MMWGSKLSAVLSALSLTHSAAPATELEQIATESNIRQVAIIGAGAGGSSTAYYLQKFAEAEGVPVNITVFEKTDRIGGRTLTVEAYNNPLEPVELGASIFIEANHIMYNASLSFGLPLKEPESGSDGFLGIWDGENFVFTQDDSSWGWWNLAKLFWKYGTAPYKAQKLVQSTVSTFLQLYEKPHFPFRSLTQRVFELDLLKATSVTGEQFLANNDIGELFAHDIIQAATRVNYASNLRHIHGLETMVSLAPEGAKQVIGGNWQIFATMLDRSNATVQRNTSVTSIALKSGSTDSKYLLSTKGAHSEVDANAADQYPIAFDNVVIATPWQYGDISVSEDLFQHKIDEVPYTKLHVTLFASPFRISPKYFGLEAGSKAPDTVLTTLNPNDDSKAGSEGAGKAGFYSISTLRTVTNPDTLKDEFIYKIFSPGKITADFLSELLGVEVPESIIPAQKIEESSSRVVDPISWYHPHVFNSYPIEYPRVTFQDPILRNGLYYLSGIESFISCMETSSLMGMNIARLIADDLSDANTHERIETDDAQEILGQAVKGAPIADEL, encoded by the exons ATGATGTGGGGGTCCAAGCTCTCCGCTGTGCTGTCTGCGCTCAGCTTAACGCACTCAGCAGCTCCTGCGACCGAGCTTGAGCAGATCGCCACCGAAAGCAACATCAGGCAGGTCGCTATCATTG GCGCTGGCGCCGGTGGCTCATCCACGGCATACTACCTCCAGAAGTTCGCCGAGGCAGAGGGGGTTCCCGTGAACATCACTGTTTTTGAGAAAACCGACCGCATCGGCGGCCGTACCTTGACTGTAGAAGCTTACAACAACCCGCTCGAGCCTGTTGAGCTGGGTGCATCCATCTTCATAGAGGCCAACCACATCATGTACAACGCGAGCCTTAGCTTTGGTCTGCCCCTGAAAGAGCCTGAGTCCGGCAGCGATGGCTTCTTGGGCATTTGGGATGGAGAGAACTTTGTTTTTACACAGGACGACAGCTCCTGGGGGTGGTGGAATCTGGCCAAGCTCTTCTGGAAGTACGGCACGGCCCCTTACAAGGCGCAGAAGCTCGTCCAGTCGACCGTATCGACCTTTCTGCAGCTTTACGAAAAGCCTCACTTTCCCTTTCGATCCCTCACACAGAGAGTCTTCGAGCTTGATCTCCTGAAGGCGACCTCGGTCACAGGCGAACAGTTCCTTGCCAACAATGAT ATCGGTGAGCTTTTCGCTCATGATATCATTCAGGCAGCAACCCGCGTCAACTATGCGTCGAACCTCAGGCATATTCACGGCCTTGAGACCATGGTCTCTCTCGCACCCGAGGGCGCCAAGCAGGTCATTGGTGGCAACTGGCAGATCTTCGCGACTATGCTCGACAGAAGCAATGCCACTGTACAGCGAAATACATCGGTCACCTCCATTGCACTGAAATCCGGTTCTACAGACTCCAAATACTTGTTGTCCACCAAAGGAGCTCACTCTGAAGTCGACGCCAATGCAGCAGACCAATACCCGATCGCCTTCGACAATGTCGTGATTGCCACTCCGTGGCAGTACGGTGATATCAGCGTCTCTGAGGACCTGTTCCAGCACAAGATTGACGAGGTCCCTTACACTAAGCTTCATGTCACTCTCTTTGCTTCGCCCTTCCGTATTAGCCCGAAGTATTTCGGGTTGGAAGCCGGCTCCAAGGCCCCGGACACGGTTCTGACGACTCTCAACCCCAACGACGACTCCAAGGCTGGATCCGAGGGCGCCGGGAAAGCGGGCTTCTACTCTATCAGCACCTTGAGAACCGTCACCAACCCGGACACGCTGAAGGACGAGTTTATTTACAAGATCTTTTCGCCTGGAAAGATCACAGCAGATTTCTTGTCGGAATTGCTCGGCGTGGAGGTGCCTGAATCCATCATCCCGGCGCAGAAGATCGAGGAGAGCAGCTCACGCGTGGTTGATCCCATTTCTTGGTATCACCCTCATGTTTTCAACTCTTACCCCATCGAGTACCCGCGTGTGACTTTCCAGGATCCCATCTTGAGGAACGGTCTCTACTACCTGTCTGGTATCGAGAGTTTCATCTCCTGCATGGAGACCAGTTCGTTGATGGGGATGAACATTGCCAGGTTGATTGCCGATGACTTGTCCGACGCTAACACTCACGAGAGGATTGAAACAGATGACGCACAGGAGATTCTTGGCCAAGCGGTGAAGGGAGCGCCAATTGCAGATGAACTGTAA
- a CDS encoding Putative quinoprotein amine dehydrogenase, beta chain has product MFVLRNVGKLIFGSSNQESLIELPQGQLYLVRPLSPKGYSELIFKDAAARIRRTAQDFQYQLVVQRVYEEGEAELLAEEEGEDAEIDALAAAERDEKTFLLDEALHFRVEIREGTEKVLAWRDLSGDTGDVYEFICDNVVSSGQVAQFERTAKECQYERKYRKPHTTASDFDLKQFEFQDEHPIPPASPIHSPTLVRSIESADGLFVPQSPIGTPTKNQEESLVQTPMKTPSKMPVTPEKRKTASPPKSEVAPQALSTYATEQSELHFFDFPSGAFVQQDASVTATVTEVGKWKYWLQIESKEKIWLGIPIIADINPVFNFEFLSFIFNHFSSDGSAYSWLLRFKDQPALERFQDALLRALWEQLNETKWEKIKEKEQEYVTDAFNDLTMEDTPEEEEEEEEEEEYEDAEENDKAGALRSEHYDSDEDGDDVETDDEDGIVNSQLAVGYKHDRSFVVRGSKIGVFKHTADNNVEFSTNISKVETPQGVLFSPKKMMLHNEDRNMVLQNERDANKLYRMDLEYGKIVDEWKVHEDIPILNFAPENKFAQMTHEPTFLGISKNALYRVDPRLSGNKLVDSQLKQYVSKNEFSAVATTEKGYIAVASNKGDVRLFDRLGINAKTHIPALGEPIIGLDVSADGHWILATCRTYILLIDAMQKSGKNEGKLGFEKSFAASEKPQPRRLALTPEHVAQFAHETGKPVSFTPARFNTGEGIEETSIITATGPYIVEWTLKKVLRGIKGAYRIKRYAEEVKADDFKFGTDKNVIVALPNEVNMVGRQGLKRPTRESIAGNFAQLSLGRRDSGRISTPKSGRYKLGKEDVVASPY; this is encoded by the exons ATGTTTGTCCTCAGAAACG TTGGCAAACTCATCTTTGGATCTAGCAACCAAGAATCCCTTATCGAACTTCCCCAAGGACAGCTTTATCTTGTCCGCCCTCTCTCGCCCAAGGGCTACTCTGAACTCATCTTtaaggacgccgccgctcgaATCCGACGCACCGCGCAAGACTTTCAATACCAGCTCGTGGTGCAGAGAGTCtacgaagaaggcgaggctGAACTTTTGgctgaggaagaaggagaagacgccgagatcgacgcacttgccgccgccgagagggaCGAGAAGACTttcctgctcgacgaggcccttcATTTCCGAGTCGAGATCCGAGAAGGCACCGAGAAGGTTCTTGCGTGGAGAGACCTGAGCGGTGACACGGGCGACGTTTACGAATTCATTTGCGACAACGTTGTGTCCTCTGGTCAAGTCGCGCAATTCGAGCGCACCGCCAAGGAGTGCCAGTACGAGCGCAAGTACCGCAAACCACACACGACCGCCTCCGACTTTGACCTCAAGCAGTTTGAGTTCCAGGACGAGCACCCCATACCGCCCGCGAGTCCGATTCACAGCCCGACTCTCGTGCGATCGATCGAATCAGCCGACGGCCTGTTCGTGCCTCAAAGCCCCATCGGCACACCCACCAAGAATCAAGAGGAGTCTCTTGTGCAGACTCCAATGAAGACGCCTTCCAAGATGCCGGTCACGCCCGAGAAGCGCAAGACGGCCAGCCCGCCTAAGTCTGAAGTGGCCCCTCAAGCCCTCAGTACATACGCTACTGAACAGAGCGAACTGCACTTCTTCGACTTCCCATCTGGTGCTTTCGTCCAGCAAGACGCCTCTGTCACTGCCACCGTTACCGAGGTCGGCAAATGGAAGTACTGGCTGCAGATCGAGAGCAAGGAAAAGATCTGGCTTGGCATTCCGATTATCGCCGACATCAACCCTGTCTTCAACTTTGAGTTTTTGTCTTTCATCTTCAACCACTTCTCCTCCGATGGATCAGCATACTCCTGGTTACTGAGATTCAAAGACCAGCCGGCGCTGGAGCGTTTCCAGGATGCCCTTCTCCGCGCGCTCTGGGAACAGCTGAACGAGACCAAGTGggagaagatcaaggagaaAGAGCAGGAATATGTCACGGATGCCTTCAACGATTTGACCATGGAAGATACcccggaggaggaggaagaagaagaggaagaagaggagtACGAGGACGCTGAGGAAAACGACAAGGCTGGTGCGCTGCGCAGCGAGCATTACGACAGTGACGAGGATGGAGACGATGtcgagaccgacgacgaagatggcATCGTCAACTCCCAACTTGCTGTCGGCTACAAACATGACCGCTCTTTCGTCGTTCGCGGATCCAAGATCGGTGTCTTTAAGCACACGGCAGACAACAATGTTGAGTTCTCGACCAATATTTCCAAGGTCGAAACCCCTCAGGGCGTGCTGTTCAGCccgaagaagatgatgctTCACAACGAGGATCGCAACATGGTCCTGCAGAACGAGCGGGATGCCAACAAACTTTACCGCATGGATCTCGAGTACGGTAAAATTGTCGACGAGTGGAAGGTGCACGAGGACATTCCCATTCTCAATTTCGCCCCGGAGAACAAGTTTGCCCAGATGACCCACGAGCCAACCTTTCTCGGTATCTCGAAGAATGCTCTTTACCGTGTCGATCCCCGTCTGTCCGGTAACAAGTTGGTCGATTCCCAGTTGAAGCAATATGTCTCGAAGAACGAattctcggccgtcgccaccACCGAGAAGGGTTACATCGCCGTCGCTTCCAACAAGGGTGATGTTCGTCTCTTCGATCGTCTTGGCATCAACGCCAAAACTCACATTCCCGCTCTTGGAGAGCCGATCATTGGTCTTGACGTATCTGCTGACGGCCACTGGATTCTCGCGACCTGCCGGACGTACATCCTGCTTATTGACGCGATGCAGAAGTCTGGCAAGAATGAGGGCAAGCTCGGTTTCGAGAAGTCTTTTGCGGCCAGCGAAAAGCCTCAGCCGCGCCGTCTAGCCCTCACACCTGAACACGTTGCTCAATTTGCCCACGAGACCGGAAAGCCCGTTTCGTTCACGCCGGCGCGCTTCAACACCGGTGAGGGCATCGAGGAAACCAGCATCATCACGGCCACTGGACCCTACATTGTTGAGTGGACCTTGAAGAAGGTTCTTCGCGGCATCAAGGGCGCCTACCGAATCAAGCGCTACGCtgaggaggtcaaggccgacgactTCAAGTTCGGAACAGACAAGAATGTCATCGTCGCTCTTCCTAACGAGGTCAACATGGTCGGCAGACAGGGCCTCAAGCGTCCCACTCGTGAGAGCATTGCCGGTAACTTCGCGCAGCTCAGCTTGGGTCGCAGAGACTCCGGACGCATCAGCACGCCGAAGAGCGGTCGCTACAAGCTTGGTAAGGAGGACGTTGTGGCATCGCCCTACTGA
- a CDS encoding Putative glycosyl transferase, family 20, whose protein sequence is MPALVDEETAPGRLLLLSNRLPITIKRSDDGSYTFSMSSGGLVTGLSGLSKTTSFQWYGWPGLEVPENEIAGMKQRLKDEYDAHPVFIDDELADKHYNGFSNSILWPLFHYHPGEITFDESAWAAYREVNRLFAKAVVQDVQDGDLIWVHDYHLMLLPEMLREEIGDSKKNVKIGFFLHTPFPSSEIYRILPVREALLTGVLDCDLIGFHTYDYARHFLSSCSRILGTPTTPNGVDYNGKFVTVGAFPIGIDPEKFVEGLKKPKVQERIEALSRKFNGVKLIVGVDRLDYIKGVPQKLHALEVFLTEHPEWIGKIVLVQVAVPSRQDVEEYQNLRAVVNELVGRINGKFGTIEFMPIHFLHQSVSFDELTALYAVSDVCLVSSTRDGMNLVSYEYIATQRERHGVMILSEFTGAAQSLNGSLIVNPWNTEELANAIHDAVTMSPEQRETNYKKLERYVFKYTSSWWGQSFVAEMTRLSQETSQSKTLRNISGNVVGQVSKALHGAIEGASNLTGSKDSADETKQEA, encoded by the exons ATGCCtgcgctcgtcgacgaagagaCCGCCCCCGGGCGccttctgctgctgtccAACCGGCTGCCCATTACCATTAAGCGTTCCGATGACGGCAGCTACACCTTCTCCATGTCCTCTGGCGGTCTCGTCACCGGCCTCAGCGGCCTGTCAAAAACCACTAGCTTTCAATGGTACGGCTGGCCGGGCCTCGAGGTTCCCGAGAACGAGATCGCCGGCATGAAGCAGCGTCTTAAGGACGAGTACGACGCCCACCCCGTCTTCAttgacgacgagcttgccgaCAAGCACTACAACGGCTTCTCCA ACTCCATCCTCTGGCCTCTTTTCCACTACCACCCCGGCGAAATCACATTCGACGAGAGCGCATGGGCTGCCTACCGTGAGGTCAATCGCCTGTTCGCAAAGGCCGTTGTTCAGGATGTTCAAGACGGCGACCTGATCTGGGTTCATGACTACCACCTAATGCTGTTGCCCGAGATGCTGCGCGAGGAAATCGGCGACTCCAAAAAGAATGTCAAGATTGGTTTCTTCCTGCACACacccttcccttcctccgAGATCTACCGTATCCTGCCTGTCCGCGAGGCCCTCCTCACAGGCGTCCTCGACTGCGACCTCATTGGTTTTCACACATACGACTATGCTCGCCACTTCCTGAGCAGTTGCTCTCGCATCCT TGGAACACCCACCACCCCGAACGGAGTCGATTACAACGGCAAATTCGTTACTGTCGGCGCATTCCCTATCGGCATCGATCCTGAGAAGTTCGTCGAGGGTCTCAAGAAGCCCAAGGTGCAGGAGCGGATTGAGGCCCTGAGTCGCAAGTTCAACGGTGTCAAGCTCATCGTTGGTGTCGACCGTCTTGACTACATCAAGGGCGTCCCGCAGAAGCTCCATGCCTTGGAGGTTTTCCTGACTGAGCACCCCGAATGGATCGGTAAAATTGTGTTAGTCCAGGTCGCCGTGCCTTCACGgcaggacgtcgaggagtATCAGAACCTGCGCGCCGTTGTCAacgagcttgtcggccgCATCAATGGCAAGTTCGGTACCATCGAGTTCATGCCCATCCACTTCCTGCACCAAAGTGTGTCGTTCGACGAACTTACAGCCCTGTACGCCGTCTCCGACGTCTGTCTTGTTTCTTCCACTCGCGACGGTATGAACCTGGTCTCGTATGAGTACATTGCGACCCAGCGCGAGCGCCACGGCGTCATGATTCTCTCTGAGTTCACTGGTGCCGCTCAATCCCTTAACGGCTCCCTCATCGTCAACCCCTGGAACACAGAGGAGCTGGCGAACGCCatccacgacgccgtcaccATGTCTCCCGAGCAGCGCGAGACCAACTACAAAAAACTCGAGCGCTACGTTTTCAAGTACACGTCCTCATGGTGGGGCCAGtccttcgtcgccgagatgacCCGCCTCTCCCAGGAGACGTCGCAGTCCAAGACACTCCGGAACATCAGCGGAAACGTTGTCGGCCAGGTCAGCAAGGCGCTACACGGCGCCATTGAGGGTGCTTCGAACCTGACTGGCAGCAAGGACAGTGCAGACGAGACGAAGCAAGAAGCATAA
- a CDS encoding Putative HIRA-interacting protein produces MPEARTRSDTGAQRSPSPAGGVPFAGCARSAPARARQLCHLHPNTVFRRVSTSGKEPSSSHTIHHRSYAHQLRAATRTPGLQLTHFHNGKYKTQLVSSLSYCKRMAPSDKKLEAALLDTVRDVYKTDLDNLTVNFIRKRVESDLELEAGFFSSGKWKDKSKKLVKELATALMEGNADPDPESEEDASAKPKKTGKRQSADTSPPAKRRKRVSAQKEEDPEESGLESDTPEPKSKPKPKPKKKAAPRKKKQDTPVIDSDSEPSPVKSNPSKARNGRASKIEDSGSDDLSSPPDSDEDALEGQKAETEDEKHKAPLEKEVTASVETKEDKPTGKNPEVTTEKKDEVKPVVDDTSSELSDVIDEPPKPKRKKKEAGAGSKALKPKKSSAAPENPDDAEVKKLQSQLVKCGIRKIWGFELKQYGDDTKAKIRHLRELLKDIGMDGRFSEAKAKEIKERRELEADLEAVQEMNANWGAGGRSSRSKARGQPALKKAMEDDVSVAENDKQNDDDDDEEQEAHIPSRARGKARADLAFLGDDDEESD; encoded by the exons ATGCCTGAAGCTCGGACCAGGTCCGACACTGGCGCCCAGCGATCGCCGTCCCCCGCCGGAGGAGTACCTTTTGCTGGTTGCGCTCGGTCTGCGCCTGCCCGCGCGCGTCAGCTTTGCCATTTGCATCCAAACACTGTCTTTCGACGCGTCTCTACAAGCGGGAAGGAGCCCTCAAGCTCTCATACAATCCACCACAGATCATACGCCCATCAACTTCGAGCCGCCACTCGTACGCCCGGGTTACAATTGACGCATTTCCATAACGGAAAATACAAAACACAACTAGTCTCATCCCTGTCCTACTGTAAAAGGATGGCCCCGTCggacaagaagctcgaggcggcgcttcTCGACACGGTTCGCGATGTCTACAAGACGGATTTAGACAACCTCACCGTGAACTTTATTCGGAAACGCGTCGAGTCGGACCTCGAACTCGAAGCTGGATTCTTTTCGTCGGGAAAGTGGAAGGACAAGAGCAAGAAGCTAGTAAAGGAGCTTGCA ACCGCGCTCATGGAGGGCAATGCCGACCCCGATCCCGAGTCTGAGGAAGACGCGAGCGCGAAGCCAAAGAAGACCGGCAAACGTCAATCTGCCGATACCTCACCACCCGCGAAACGTAGGAAACGGGTATCTGCtcaaaaggaggaggatccTGAAGAAAGCGGCTTGGAGAGCGATACGCCCGAGCCCAAGTCCAAACCCAAGCCCAAACcaaagaagaaggcggcgccacgaaagaagaagcaggatACCCCCGTCATTGATTCGGACTCTGAGCCAAGCCCTGTCAAGTCAAACCCGTCCAAAGCTCGTAACGGACGTGCAAGCAAGATTGAGGACAGCGGCTCGGATGACCTTAGCTCCCCGCCAGACAGTGATGAGGACGCTCTCGAAGGTCAAAAGGCGGAAACAGAAGATGAGAAACACAAGGCGCCcttggagaaggaggttACAGCCTCTGTTGAGACAAAGGAAGACAAGCCAACCGGAAAGAACCCCGAAGTCACCActgagaagaaggatgaGGTGAAGCCTGTGGTGGACGACACAAGTAGTGAGCTGTCCGACGTGATAGATGAGCCGCCCAAACCGAAACGCAAGAAGAAAGAAGCCGGAGCTGGCAGCAAGGCGCTCAAGCCGAAGAAGTCATCTGCAGCTCCGGAGAACcccgacgatgccgaagtCAAGAAACTGCAATCTCAGCTGGTCAAGTGTGGCATTCGCAAAATTTGGGGATTCGAGCTGAAGCAATACGGGGACGATACGAAAGCCAAGATCAGGCATCTCAGAGAATTGCTCAAGGACATCGGCATGGACGGCCGCTtctccgaggccaaggctAAGGAAATCAAGGAGCGCAGGGAGCTTGAAGCAGATCTGGAGGCAGTCCAAGAGATGAATGCAAACTGGGGCGCGGGTGGCCGATCATCAAGAAGCAAGGCGCGCGGGCAACCGGCGCTGAAGAAGGCCATGGAGGACGATGTTTCCGTTGCTGAAAATGACAAGCaaaacgacgacgatgacgacgaggagcaggaggcaCACATTCCCTCACGTGCGCGTGGCAAGGCGCGAGCAGACCTTGCGTTCCTGggagatgatgacgaggagtCAGACTGA
- a CDS encoding Putative aldose 1-/Glucose-6-phosphate 1-epimerase, galactose mutarotase-like domain superfamily, with protein sequence MADAPFEFLPLGAILQSFKVKGVNIVQGFPTQELYEKHNSPYFGVTVGRVANRLESAQLKSLNGGKTYKLAANDGANNLHGGLKPWSSLIWDGPKPVGVRKIPGVDGLEGGESVEFSLTSPDGDEGFPGTVKVKVTYTAGTQKVDGKEVSVLGMEYEAQLVDGADETAINMTNHSYFNLTGDQTFAGTVATLATNAHLPRENGIPTGGPVSFPGIEGGKPFELGVDGPAVDDCFVVTGEPGSVPIDTRGETLKLHVHARHPKNGVNLEVLSTEPAFQFYTGEGIDVPAVEGTPARGKRSGFCVEPSRWVNAINVPEWKGQMLLKKGETYGTRIVYKAWSE encoded by the coding sequence ATGGCCGACGCCCCTTTTGAGTTCTTGCCCCTGGGCGCCATCCTCCAGTCCTTCAAGGTCAAGGGAGTCAACATTGTGCAGGGTTTCCCGACCCAGGAGCTCTACGAGAAGCACAACTCGCCCTACTTTGGCGTCACCGTTGGCCGCGTCGCGAACCGACTCGAGTCGGCCCAGCTCAAGTCgctcaacggcggcaagacgTACAAACTGGCCGCCAACGACGGAGCCAACAATCTCCATGGCGGCCTCAAGCCCTGGAGCTCCCTTATCTGGGACGGCCCTAAGCCTGTCGGCGTGCGCAAGATCCCCGGCGTCGATGGtcttgagggcggcgagagcgtCGAGTTCTCGCTCACGagccccgacggcgacgagggcttCCCGGGCACTGTTAAGGTCAAGGTCACCTACACTGCAGGTACACAAaaggtcgacggcaaggaggTTTCCGTCCTGGGCATGGAGTACGAGGCGCAACTTGTGGACGGCGCTGACGAGACGGCCATCAACATGACAAACCACTCCTACTTCAACCTCACAGGCGACCAGACCTTTgccggcaccgtcgcgaCGCTGGCGACCAACGCCCACCTCCCACGCGAGAACGGCATCCCCACGGGCGGTCCCGTGTCGTTCCCCGGCATCGAGGGCGGCAAACCGTTCGAGCTGGGTGTCGACGGCCCCGCGGTGGACGACTGCTTCGTCGTCACTGGGGAGCCCGGATCCGTGCCCATCGACACGCGTGGCGAGACGCTGAAGCTGCATGTGCACGCGCGGCACCCCAAGAACGGGGTCAACCTAGAGGTCTTGAGCACAGAGCCCGCGTTCCAGTTCTACACGGGCGAGGGCATCGACGTGCCAGCTGTCGAGGGCACGCCGGCGCGGGGCAAGAGGAGCGGGTTCTGCGTCGAACCGAGTCGGTGGGTCAACGCTATCAACGTGCCTGAGTGGAAGGGTCAGATGCtgttgaagaagggggagacgTACGGTACGCGCATTGTGTACAAGGCCTGGAGTGAGTAG